DNA sequence from the Geobacter sp. AOG2 genome:
AGCGGAAAGATGCTGATGCCGGTGGAGCCGAGTTGAACCCGTTTCACGCCGGCCCTTGTCCCGCATCACCATTGATTGCCGCCCTCAACAGGTTGCTCGGCTTGAAGGTGAGCACTCGCCGGGGATCGAGTATGATCGATTCTCCGGTTTGAGGGTTCCGGCCGCGGCGGGCATTCTTCTGTTTGACCTCGAATTTGCCGAAGCCCGAGATCTTGACCTCCTGGCCGCTTTCCAGGGTGGCCTTAACGATGCTGAAAACCGATTCCACCAGGTCGTAGGATTCTTTTTTGGCAAATCCGCACGTTCTGGTTACATTCTCCACGATGTCTGCTTTGGTCATGTTTGCCTCTCGTCTGGGTGATCTTTGAGAAACATACACTAAATGACTTACTTATCGCAAGCCCGACGAGAATTTTTTTGCAATCGGGCAAACTTGACATCTGGTTTCATCTCTCATATGGTATTCATGTGAATACCATGGAGGGGCGCCATGCAGGAATTGACCGGACGTCAGAGGCAAGTATTGGATTTTATTGTTTCACACATCGATGGTACCGGCTATCCGCCAACCCAGCGGGAGATCGCCCGCCATCTGGGGGTCAGCGGGACGCTACCCGTGGCCAAGCACCTGGCCGCCCTGGAAAAGAAAGGGTGCCTCAGGCGGGACGAAGGTTCCCGCAGCATTGCGCTGACCAGGCCCGCGGGGGCGTCGATCTCTGTCCCCATCGCCGGCACGGTACGAGCCGGCACTCTATCGCCGGCCATTGAGGATATCCAGGGATATTTTTCCGTTGATCGGGGCGAAATCAAGGGTGCGGGCTGTTTTTTCCTGCGGGTCAGCGGCGATTCCATGATCGCGGCGGGCATTTTCGACGGCGACCTGGCCCTGGTCCGGCCCCAGCCCACCGCAGAGAACAAGGATACCGTGGTGGCCATGGTGGACGGCGAGGCCACCGTGAAATGGTTTTACCGCGAGCGGGACGGTATTCGTCTCCAACCGGCCAACCCCGACATGAAGGCCATCATCCTCCGCCCGGAGGACGGAGAGGTTAATATCGTCGGCAAAGTCATCGGAATCTACCGTCGGATGCGGTAGTCAGGGCCGCCCAGGCAGCACGATTATGAAAAACAGGACCATCCTCCACATAGACATGGATGCCTTCTTCGCTTCGGTGGAGCAACAGGCGAGCCCCGACCTGAGGGGTAAGCCGATTGCCGTCACCGGGGCTGGCAGTCGCGCCGTCGTCACCACCTCCTCTTACGAGGCCCGAGCCCTGGGCGTCAGGACCGGCATGGCGGTGTGGGAGGCCAAGCGGTGCTGCCCGCACCTCGTGCTCGTCACCGGCAACAACAGGAGTTACACCAGGGCTTCCCGCGAGATCATGGGGATGATGCAGGATTATTCCCCAGAAGTGGAGGTGTTATCCATCGACGAGGCCTTCATGGATGTGACCCGATCCCTTTCTATCTTCGGGAACGCTGAAAACATCGCCCGCCAACTCAAGTCCCGCATCAGGGATGGCCTTGGAATAACCTGTTCCGTCGGCATCGCTCACAACAAACTGCTCGCCAAATTGGCCAGCGACATGAACAAACCGGACGGCTTGACGATCATTGCCCCGCCGGACGTGCCGGCCGTTATGGAGCGTCTGCCCATAGGGGCGCTGTGCGGTGTCGGCAAAAAGATGCAGCGCCACCTCAACCAGATGGGTATCTACACCTGCGGCGAACTGGGCCGCTGCGACGAAGCCAGGCTGATCAGGAGGTTTGGGGCCATCGGCACCCATCTCAAACAGATGGGACTGGGCCGGGACGACTCCCCGGTCATCCCTTGCGGGGAAGAGGGTGAGGTGAAATCGGTCAGTCACAGCATGACCCTGGAACGGGACATCGAGGCGCGGGAGGACATCCTGCGTTTCCTGCTGCAACTCTCCGACATGGTGGGCAACCGGGCGCGCAGGTACCGTGTGGCCGGCAAGACCATCGGCCTGTACGTGCGCTACGCCGATTTTTTCACCGGTATCGGCAAGCAGACGACGCTTCCCGGCTATGTCAGCCTAAGTGATGATATCTACCGGGCGGTCCTGCCGATTCTGGACAGTATAGAACTGCAACAACCGGTCAGGCTGTTGGGGGTGCGGCTTTCGAACCTGAAACACCAGTCCGAGCAGTTGCCCCTGTTCGAGGACGAGCGCAAGAGGGTAGCCGCGGCGAGGGCCGTGGACGATCTCAACCAGCGTTTCGGCGCCATGGCCGTTACCTTCGGTACTCTTGTACCTGTCAGGGGATCGGGCGGCTCGCACGTCATCTCCCCGGCCTGGCGGCCGAGCGGGATCAGGAACGTGGAGGTGGAATGAACGCCGGCAGGTAAAATATTCTCCCCGAAAAGCTGGCCGTTGCACAACAGGTGCCTTTTGGTATCATAGTGATGACGCTTAACGGAAGTGCAGGGATAATCAATGTTGAGGGGCCTCTTACGGAGCAGGGCAGTAGTCGGCACAACTCGAAAGGAGAATACCTTATGGACAGACGCACTTTTCTGAAGGCAACGGCCATCGGTTCGATCGCCACCGGCATCGGTTCCACCCTGGCCGCGGCGGAGCGCTATTTCCCGACTAAGGTGGACCAGTCACTTTTTGAGGGCATCAACCGGGTAAAGGACCCGGCCAAGAAAACTCCCCTGGAAAAATCCCATGCCCCGGCCATTTCGGCACCCGCTTCGGTGAAGGCCGGCGAGCCCTTTACCGTTGAGGTCTCGGTGGGCGAAAACCTGCATGTCATGGGGCCAACCCACTGGATCGAGTACATCGCCCTTGCCATCGGCAACGAACCGGCCGGTCGCATGGACCTTCAGCCCAGGGGGTTCCTGAAGCCCAGGCTTACGTTCGACGTGGTCATCCCCAAGGAAGCGGCCCCGGCCGGGAAGGTAACCCTGGTTGCGTCACAGCACTGCAATCTGCACGGCACCTGGGAGTCGAGCCTGGATATCTCGGTTGTCTGATGGCAGAGAACGGTTTTGGTGGTAGAACATGCCGGAGGCCAGGGGCGGGATAGTACACCGCTCCTGGCGTTTCAACTCATTGGCCGCCGGTACGGCAAACCACACGAGGGGGTGTCGGATGCAGAAGGGTATGACAAGGTTTGTTGCGGCGTGCCTGATGATGGGAACGGTGCTGCTGCCGGCCTTAACCGCACGTTGTGCGGATGCGGTTCTCGAGAAGGGCAAAGCGGCGTTTCTGCAAAACTGCATTGCCTGCCATGCCGATGGCGGCAATGAGGTCAACCCGGAAAAGACCTTTTCCCGGACAGATCTCGCGCGTAACAATATTCACACGCCTTCAGATATCGTCAGAATCATGAGAAACCCCGGCCCCGGCATGCTCAAATTCGACGCGGCCACGCTCCCGGATGAGGAAGCCCACGCCATC
Encoded proteins:
- the lexA gene encoding transcriptional repressor LexA → MQELTGRQRQVLDFIVSHIDGTGYPPTQREIARHLGVSGTLPVAKHLAALEKKGCLRRDEGSRSIALTRPAGASISVPIAGTVRAGTLSPAIEDIQGYFSVDRGEIKGAGCFFLRVSGDSMIAAGIFDGDLALVRPQPTAENKDTVVAMVDGEATVKWFYRERDGIRLQPANPDMKAIILRPEDGEVNIVGKVIGIYRRMR
- a CDS encoding c-type cytochrome; this translates as MQKGMTRFVAACLMMGTVLLPALTARCADAVLEKGKAAFLQNCIACHADGGNEVNPEKTFSRTDLARNNIHTPSDIVRIMRNPGPGMLKFDAATLPDEEAHAIAVYIFATFNK
- a CDS encoding class II SORL domain-containing protein; amino-acid sequence: MDRRTFLKATAIGSIATGIGSTLAAAERYFPTKVDQSLFEGINRVKDPAKKTPLEKSHAPAISAPASVKAGEPFTVEVSVGENLHVMGPTHWIEYIALAIGNEPAGRMDLQPRGFLKPRLTFDVVIPKEAAPAGKVTLVASQHCNLHGTWESSLDISVV
- a CDS encoding integration host factor subunit alpha, which gives rise to MTKADIVENVTRTCGFAKKESYDLVESVFSIVKATLESGQEVKISGFGKFEVKQKNARRGRNPQTGESIILDPRRVLTFKPSNLLRAAINGDAGQGPA
- the dinB gene encoding DNA polymerase IV, encoding MKNRTILHIDMDAFFASVEQQASPDLRGKPIAVTGAGSRAVVTTSSYEARALGVRTGMAVWEAKRCCPHLVLVTGNNRSYTRASREIMGMMQDYSPEVEVLSIDEAFMDVTRSLSIFGNAENIARQLKSRIRDGLGITCSVGIAHNKLLAKLASDMNKPDGLTIIAPPDVPAVMERLPIGALCGVGKKMQRHLNQMGIYTCGELGRCDEARLIRRFGAIGTHLKQMGLGRDDSPVIPCGEEGEVKSVSHSMTLERDIEAREDILRFLLQLSDMVGNRARRYRVAGKTIGLYVRYADFFTGIGKQTTLPGYVSLSDDIYRAVLPILDSIELQQPVRLLGVRLSNLKHQSEQLPLFEDERKRVAAARAVDDLNQRFGAMAVTFGTLVPVRGSGGSHVISPAWRPSGIRNVEVE